Proteins from a single region of Oreochromis niloticus isolate F11D_XX linkage group LG7, O_niloticus_UMD_NMBU, whole genome shotgun sequence:
- the add1 gene encoding alpha-adducin isoform X7 — MSTSAVSSLDRVWSFLTRGRRGQPRMNGESGAGVVTAPPPTTAPHKERYFDRVDESSPEYQRERNMAPDLRQDFNMMEQRKRVSMILQSPAFCEELETMIQDQLKKGKTPTSLLALQQIADFMTTSMPSMYPAAPQGGMAALNMSLGMVTPVNDLRGSDSISYDKGEKLLRCKLAAFYRLADLFGWSELIYNHLTVRVNSDQERFLIVPFGLLYSEVTASSLVKINLQGEIVDRGSTNLGVNQAGFTLHSAIYAARPDVKCVVHIHTPAGAAVSAMKCGLLPISPEALSLGEVAYHDYYGILVDEEESTIIQRNLGPKSKVLILRNHGLVSVGETVEEAFYYIHNLVTACEIQVRTLASAGGPDNLVMLDPGKYKSRPQVPEPAGDGSSTHPKWQVGEQEFEALMRMLDNLGYRTGYPYRCPALRDKGKKYSDVEMASSAHGGYSYGEDSDSGARSPLKHSFQRGQRDKTRWLNASGRPDEPSEDGADGSSPKSKPKVWTNITHDHVKPLLQSLSSGVCVPSCITNCLWTKEDGLRQAAAVNQFIPLNTNPKEVLEMRNKIREQNLQDIKTAGPQSQVLCASTVVERTFNQDAPLSDCTDTIDGLDVSEGSYSPAKSIRKGELVTASKAIIEKEYQPKVIVSKQGPNPFTKLTDQELEEYRREVELKQKGGEVQGRSMSRGASASAVPSPAPQTAQMGQASSPPPSAADSSSLEKAQPTAATPASEHGSSSVGGAEQSQSGADSAGTVADDVFSNADDVFSAPDSPHKDFHCAVLRALSKEPSVVDAAKADPGQLVESENEPKDPKPTSTPPSTPIRAEEDESFTRVLARTNL; from the exons ATGTCAACCTCAGCTGTCTCCTCTTTGGACAGAGTCTGGAGTTTCCTTACACGTGGAAGAC GAGGCCAGCCCAGGATGAACGGCGAGTCAGGTGCCGGGGTGGTGACAGCCCCCCCTCCCACCACAGCCCCCCACAAGGAGCGATATTTTGACCGGGTAGATGAGAGCAGTCCAGAGTACCAGAGGGAGAGGAACATGGCACCGGACCTGCGACAGGACTTCAACATGATggagcagaggaagagggtCTCCATGATCCTACAGAGCCCC GCCTTTTGCGAGGAGCTAGAGACGATGATCCAGGATCAGCTGAAGAAGGGAAAGACGCCCACAAGCCTATTGGCTCTGCAGCAGATTGCAGATTTCATGACCACCAGCATGCCTTCCATGTACCCTGCAGCACCACAAGGAGGCATGGCGGCACTCAATATGA GTTTGGGAATGGTGACTCCAGTCAATGATCTGCGTGGCTCTGACTCCATCTCCTACGACAAGGGCGAGAAGCTGCTGCGCTGCAAGTTGGCTGCCTTTTATCGGCTGGCTGACTTGTTTGGGTGGTCTGAGCTCATCTACAACCACCTCACA GTCAGAGTGAATTCAGACCAGGAGCGCTTCCTTATTGTTCCCTTTGGGCTCCTTTACAGTGAAGTCACTGCCTCCAGTTTG GTGAAGATTAATCTCCAAGGTGAAATAGTAGACCGTGGCAGCACCAACCTTGGAGTCAACCAGGCCGGTTTCACTCTCCACTCTGCCATCTATGCTGCACGTCCTGATGTCAAGTGTGTCGtacatatacatacacctgcaggCGCAGCG gTGTCGGCCATGAAATGCGGACTGTTACCCATCTCTCCTGAGGCCCTATCCCTGGGTGAGGTGGCCTACCATGACTACTACGGCATCCTCGTGGATGAGGAAGAAAGTACTATTATACAGAGAAACCTTGGCCCTAAAAGCAAG GTGTTGATCCTTAGGAACCATGGCTTGGTGTCAGTAGGTGAAACAGTGGAGGAGGCTTTCTATTACATCCACAATCTGGTCACTGCCTGTGAGATTCAG GTACGAACACTGGCCAGCGCTGGAGGGCCAGATAATCTGGTGATGCTGGACCCTGGGAAATACAAGTCACGCCCACAGGTCCCTGAGCCAGCTGGTGACGGGTCCTCAACACATCCCAAGTGGCAAGTCGGGGAGCAGGAGTTTGAAGCCCTCATGAGAATGCTCGACAACTTG GGCTACAGAACGGGCTATCCTTACCGCTGCCCAGCCTTGCGAGACAAAGGTAAAAAGTACAGTGATGTGGAGATGGCCTCCTCCGCCCACGGTGGTTACTCATATGGGGAGGACAGTGACTCAGGTGCTCGCTCCCCATTGAAACACAGCTTCCAGCGCGGCCAGCGCGACAAGACCCGCTGGCTAAATGCCAGCGGCCGCCCCGATGAGCCCTCTGAGGACGGGGCCGACGGCAGCAGCCCCAAGTCGAAGCCTAAGGTGTGGACGAACATAACACATGATCACGTCAAACCCTTGCTGCAGTCTCTCTCGTCCGGTGTCTGCGTGCCAAGCTGTATAACCAACTGCTTG TGGACAAAGGaagatgggctccgccaggctGCTGCAGTCAATCAGTTCATCCCACTGAACACCAACCCAAAGGAAGTCCTGGAAATGAGGAATAAG ATCCGGGAGCAGAACCTGCAGGACATAAAGACAGCAGGGCCCCAGTCTCAGGTTCTGTGTGCCAGCACTGTGGTCGAACGCACCTTTAACCAG GACGCACCTCTGTCTGACTGTACAGACACTATTGATGGCCTCGATGTGTCCGAGGGCTCCTATAGTCCTGCTAAATCAATTAGAAAG GGTGAACTGGTGACTGCATCCAAGGCAATCATCGAAAAGGAGTATCAGCCCAAGGTTATCGTCAGCAAGCAGGGTCCCAACCCCTTCACCAAACTCACCGACCAGGAGCTGGAGGAGTACCGCAGGGAGGTGGAGCTTAAACAGAAAGGAGGTGAAG TGCAGGGTCGATCCATGAGTAGGGGGGCATCAGCCTCTGCTGTACCCAGCCCGGCGCCTCAAACAGCACAGATGGGTCAAGCCTCATCACCTCCACCGTCTGCAGCTGACTCCTCCAGCTTAGAGAAGGCCCAGCCTACAGCTGCCACACCAGCCTCTGAGCACGGCTCCTCTTCTGTTGGTGGAGCTGAGCAATCTCAGAGTGGAGCAGACTCTGCAGGGACGGTGGCAGACGATGTTTTTTCGAATGCCGACGATGTTTTTTCAGCCCCAGATTCTCCACATAAGGACTTCCACTGTGCTGTGCTGCGAGCCCTCAGCAAGGAGCCCTCGGTGGTAGATGCAGCTAAGGCAG ATCCAGGGCAGCTTGTAGAGTCTGAGAACGAGCCCAAAGACCCCAAACCCACATCCACACCACCCAGCACCCCAATCAGAGCAGAGGAAG ACGAGTCCTTTACCAG